One window of Pyrus communis chromosome 12, drPyrComm1.1, whole genome shotgun sequence genomic DNA carries:
- the LOC137711318 gene encoding uncharacterized protein produces the protein MVFWEIALGTAYFLGLRRTYRLALKIQRRLIGPNHPKIREFAHRRTRAVFDVAVKVHKNVQQRDIEVGRNLGNRILRWLDRMKPEAEIRRPLDKPPTGSNSSMRITKQVNSSQLKTPGSTQITRNQDSDRHLFSTMTNMWSKPLPPITMMMRSRKPSGNVTHYRHLCMNVPQPLRSNYSTGGFGGVIRKDIMQWMLQK, from the exons ATGGTGTTTTGGGAGATCGCATTAGGCACCGCCTATTTCTTGGGGCTCCGCCGCACGTACAGACTAGCCCTCAAGATTCAGCGCCGCCTCATCGGCCCTAACCACCCAAAGATTCGGGAATTTGCTCACag GCGAACACGTGCTGTGTTTGATGTAGCTGTCAAGGTTCACAAGAATGTTCAGCAACGAGACATAGAAGTTGGTAGAAATCTTGGTAACCGGATCCTGCGCTGGCTCGATCGGATGAAACCTGAAGCTGAGATTCGGCGTCCCCTGGACAAACCTCCCACTGGTTCTAACTCTAGCATGAGAATTACAAAGCAGGTAAACTCCTCCCAGCTCAAAACTCCTGGAAGCACTCAGATAACCAGAAATCAGGACTCTGACAGACATCTGTTTTCAACAATGACAAATATGTGGTCTAAACCGTTGCCTCCAATTACAATGATGATGAGATCACGAAAACCTTCTGGGAATGTGACCCACTACCGCCACTTATGCATGAACGTGCCTCAACCATTAAGATCGAACTACAGTACAGGTGGGTTTGGGGGAGTTATACGAAAGGATATAATGCAGTGGATGCTGCAAAAATGA
- the LOC137710697 gene encoding dolichol-phosphate mannose synthase subunit 2-like, which yields MELADKAVGFLLSYISLSIFTYYTFWVIILPFVNNDHFIHRYFLPQEYAVLIPVFAGMVLLCFLCIFIGYVMLKSKKKKA from the exons ATGGAATTGGCGGACAAGGCCGTTGGATTTCTTTTATCCTACATAAGTTTGTCGATATTCACTTACTACACATTTTGGGTGATTATCCTG CCGTTTGTAAACAACGATCACTTCATCCACCGGTATTTCCTCCCACAAGAGTACGCCGTACTAATACCTGTGTTTGCTGGCATGGTGCTGCTCTGCTTTTTATGCATTTTCATTGGATATGTCATGTTAAAATccaaaaagaagaaagcttGA
- the LOC137710698 gene encoding dolichol-phosphate mannose synthase subunit 2-like encodes MELADKAVGFLLSYISLSIFTYYTFWVIILPFVNNDHFIHRYFLPQEYAILIPVFAGMVLLCFLCIFIGYVMLKSKKKKA; translated from the exons ATGGAATTGGCAGACAAGGCTGTTGGATTTCTGTTATCCTACATCAGTTTGTCGATATTCACGTATTACACATTTTGGGTGATAATCCTG CCGTTTGTAAACAACGATCACTTCATCCACCGGTATTTCCTCCCACAAGAGTACGCCATACTAATACCTGTGTTTGCTGGCATGGTGCTTCTCTGCTTTTTGTGCATTTTCATTGGATATGTCATGTTAAAATccaaaaagaagaaagcttGA
- the LOC137711717 gene encoding probable calcium-binding protein CML11 produces MSNKQPVKLDDDQIADLREIFRSFDRNNDGSLTQLELGSLLRSLGLKPGPEQLDALIQKADTNSNGLVEFSEFVGLVAPELLSAKSPYTEDQLRQLFRMFDRDGNGFITAAELAHSMAKLGHALTAEELTGMIKEADTDGDGRINFQEFAHAITSAAFDNSWS; encoded by the coding sequence ATGAGCAACAAGCAGCCAGTGAAGCTGGACGACGACCAAATCGCGGACCTGCGGGAAATATTCCGGTCGTTTGATCGAAACAACGACGGAAGCCTAACGCAGCTGGAGCTGGGGTCGCTTCTCCGCTCACTGGGGTTGAAGCCGGGGCCGGAGCAGCTCGATGCCTTGATCCAGAAGGCAGACACAAACAGCAATGGCCTCGTGGAGTTTTCCGAGTTCGTAGGGCTGGTAGCGCCGGAGCTTCTCTCGGCCAAGTCTCCTTACACGGAGGACCAGCTGAGGCAGTTGTTTCGGATGTTTGACAGGGACGGCAATGGATTCATCACGGCAGCTGAGCTGGCGCACTCCATGGCGAAACTGGGGCACGCCCTTACGGCGGAGGAGTTGACAGGGATGATCAAGGAGGCGGATACGGATGGCGATGGAAGAATCAATTTCCAGGAGTTTGCTCACGCCATTACTTCCGCTGCTTTCGATAATTCTTGGTCTTAG
- the LOC137711150 gene encoding plastoglobulin-1, chloroplastic — MALNLIFTSHSSPVLSKNLLNSPSSFPTPKFQSFSLFSPNPNPKLPPLRLRASPSGDTPTDDDRPTKITDEWGEKADPEPEPRSKLSESDPPQNEDEWGGGGDGVVEVGNGNAAKTEVAIEEKVDGKLSELKRGLVDTVYGTEFGFRAGSEVRAEALEFVSQLEAANPNPAPTENPGLLDGNWVLLYTASSELLPLLAAGGTPLLKVNKITQAINSSSLTILNSTTLSSPFASFSFSASASFEVRSPSRIQVEFKEGSFQPPEIKSSVDLPQEVEVFGQKINLSSVQQTLNPLQDAVAGISRTISGQPPLKVPVPGERTKSWLLITYLDEDLRISRGDGGLFVLAREGSPLLYQ; from the exons ATGGCTCTGAATCTCATCTTCACCTCACACTCCTCCCCTGTCCTCTCCAAAAACCTCCTCAATTCCCCATCCTCATTTCCAACCCCAAAGTTccaatctttctctctcttctccccaaaCCCTAATCCCAAACTCCCCCCCCTCCGCCTACGCGCCTCTCCCTCCGGCGACACCCCCACCGATGACGACCGCCCCACGAAGATTACTGACGAGTGGGGCGAGAAGGCCGACCCTGAGCCGGAGCCCCGGTCCAAACTCTCCGAATCGGACCCTCCGCAGAACGAGGACGAATGGGGAGGCGGAGGAGATGGGGTTGTAGAAGTTGGGAATGGAAATGCGGCCAAAACTGAGGTTGCCATTGAGGAGAAGGTGGATGGTAAGCTCAGTGAGCTCAAGAGGGGTTTGGTGGACACGGTTTATGGGACCGAATTCGGGTTCCGGGCCGGGTCCGAGGTGAGAGCGGAGGCTTTAGAGTTCGTTAGCCAGTTGGAGGCGGCGAATCCCAACCCGGCTCCGACGGAGAATCCGGGCCTTCTTGATGGCAACTGGGTTTTGCT GTACACTGCATCCTCTGAGCTGTTGCCACTACTCGCAGCAGGTGGCACACCATTGTTGAAGgtaaataaaataacacaagCGATCAACAGCAGCAGCCTGACTATTTTGAACTCCACCACGCTGTCCAGCCCTTTTGCTAGTTTCTCGTTCAGTGCATCTGCTAGCTTTGAAGTTAGAAGTCCGTCAAGAATCCAG GTGGAATTCAAGGAAGGCAGCTTTCAGCCTCCGGAGATTAAGTCAAGCGTTGATCTCCCTCAAGAAGTGGAAGTCTTTGGGCAGAAAATCAATTTATCGTCCGTCCAGCAAACTCTCAATCCTTTGCAGGATGCTGTTGCAGGTATCTCTAGGACCATTTCTGGTCAGCCACCGCTTAAGGTTCCCGTTCCAGGTGAACGGACCAAGTCCTGGCTTCTTATTACATACCTTGATGAGGATCTTCGGATCTCAAGGGGGGATGGTGGTCTTTTTGTGCTTGCTAGAGAAGGGAGCCCGCTTTTATACCAGTAA
- the LOC137711397 gene encoding homeobox-leucine zipper protein ROC3-like isoform X1 encodes MYGHCQVMSSMAMGGGNVVSPEILFSSPIQNPNFNFMPTHHQLPFQPFSSILSPPKEENGVLKMMKGKEDQMMESGSGSEQIEEKSGNEQEADNQLQPPKKKRYHRHTAHQIQEMENMFKECPHPDDKQRMKLSQELGLKPRQVKFWFQNRRTQMKAQQDRSDNAMLRAENENLKNENYRLQAALSNIMCPNCKGPAMIADIGLDEQHLRLENARLREELERVFCLNSQYTSGQQIQTMAPGAPLMPAFNLDLDMNIYPRHFQEYPMTSSAEMIPMPLLPPHVPSHYPASAGSWGGVLSDDEKSLAVELAVSSVTELIKMCRAGEPLWSRNNENGKEVLNVEEHARIFPQWPLNLKQQPSDQCRTEATRDSVVVIMNSINLVDAFLDANKWMELFPSIVSRAKTVQVISADPSGQANGSLQLMYAELQVVSPLVPTRETHFLRYCQQNEEEGSWAIVDFPIDSFHDNLQSSFPRYKRWPSGCLIQDMPNGYSRVTWIEHAEIEEKPVHQIFSHYVYSGMAFGAQRWLAVLQRQCERVASLMARNISDLGVIPSPEARKNMMNLAQRMIRTFCVSMSTSNGQSWTAISDSPDDTVRITTRKVTEPGQPIGVILTAVSTTWLPYSHHRVFELLRDERRRAQQLDVLTNGNSLHEVAHIANGSHPGNCISLLRINVSSNSSQNIEIMLQESCTDESGSLVVYATMDVDGIQLAMSGEDPSCIPLLPLGFVIVPVQPIESSAATAADHGTSSPDQNQENRIMNSGCLLTVGFQVLASTSPSAKLNLASVTAMNNHLCNSVQQIISALGSSNICTTVTTDNVGVGVTSGGSDHPTTPQ; translated from the exons ATGTATGGGCACTGCCAAGTAATGTCAAGCATGGCCATGGGAGGTGGCAACGTGGTCAGCCCGGAAATCCTCTTCTCGTCGCCGATCCAGAACCCTAACTTCAACTTCATGCCTACCCATCATCAGCTGCCTTTCCAGCCTTTCTCTTCCATCCTCAGTCCTCCT AAGGAAGAAAATGGGGTTCTAAAGATGATGAAAGGAAAGGAAGATCAGATGATGGAAAGCGGGTCCGGGAGCGAGCAAATTGAAGAGAAATCTGGCAACGAACAAGAAGCCGACAACCAACTGCAACCTCCCAAGAAGAAACGCTACCATCGCCACACTGCTCATCAGATCCAAGAAATGGAAAA TATGTTTAAGGAGTGTCCGCACCCAGACGACAAGCAGAGGATGAAACTGAGTCAAGAACTGGGGCTGAAGCCGCGTCAGGTCAAGTTCTGGTTCCAAAACCGGCGAACCCAGATGAAG GCACAACAAGATCGGTCTGATAATGCCATGCTTAGGGCCGAAAATGAGAACCTAAAGAATGAGAATTACCGGCTACAAGCAGCGCTGAGCAATATTATGTGCCCCAATTGTAAAGGTCCTGCTATGATTGCGGACATTGGCTTAGATGAACAACATCTTCGCCTTGAGAATGCTCGACTTAGAGAAGAG TTGGAACGAGTTTTCTGCCTGAATTCTCAATACACTAGTGGGCAGCAAATCCAAACAATGGCACCTGGAGCTCCACTAATGCCGGCGTTCAActtggatttggatatgaatATCTATCCAAGGCATTTCCAAGAGTACCCGATGACGTCTTCCGCGGAAATGATTCCCATGCCTCTGTTGCCACCACATGTACCTTCTCACTACCCTGCTTCTGCTGGGAGTTGGGGTGGTGTCTTATCAGATGACGAAAAATCACTTGCAGTAGAGCTTGCGGTATCCTCAGTTACTGAGCTTATTAAGATGTGCCGGGCTGGTGAGCCTCTTTGGAGCCGGAACAATGAGAACGGGAAGGAAGTGTTAAATGTTGAAGAACATGCCCGCATATTCCCGCAATGGCCTTTGAACCTCAAGCAGCAGCCAAGTGATCAGTGCAGGACGGAAGCTACTCGCGATAGTGTTGTGGTTATCATGAATAGCATTAATCTTGTAGATGCCTTCCTTGATGCT AATAAGTGGATGGAATTATTTCCTTCTATAGTTTCAAGAGCTAAAACTGTTCAAGTTATTTCAGCAGATCCTTCAGGTCAAGCAAACGGTTCCCTTCAGCTG ATGTATGCGGAATTGCAAGTTGTTTCTCCTCTGGTGCCAACCCGAGAAACTCATTTTCTACGTTATTGTCAACAAAATGAAGAGGAAGGAAGCTGGGCAATTGTTGATTTTCCCATAGATAGCTTCCATGACAACCTTCAATCATCTTTTCCCAGGTACAAGAGATGGCCATCTGGTTGTCTTATCCAAGATATGCCCAACGGATACTCAAGG GTTACATGGATAGAACATGCAGAGATAGAGGAGAAGCCTGTACACCAAATATTCAGTCACTATGTCTACAGTGGGATGGCATTTGGGGCGCAACGATGGCTTGCGGTCTTACAAAGGCAATGCGAAAGGGTTGCAAGTCTCATGGCCAGAAATATATCAGACCTCGGAG TGATACCTTCACCCGAAGCACGCAAGAACATGATGAACTTGGCTCAGAGAATGATAAGAACATTTTGTGTAAGCATGAGCACCTCCAATGGGCAGTCGTGGACGGCTATATCTGATTCCCCAGATGACACTGTTAGAATAACCACAAGGAAAGTCACAGAACCTGGTCAACCCATTGGGGTCATTCTCACTGCTGTTTCCACCACTTGGCTCCCTTATTCGCACCACCGTGTCTTTGAACTCTTACGGGATGAACGCCGCAGAGCTCAG CAGCTCGATGTTCTTACCAATGGGAATTCCCTACATGAAGTGGCTCACATTGCCAATGGCTCTCATCCTGGAAACTGCATTTCTCTTCTTCGTATAAAT GTATCGAGCAACTCATCGCAGAACATAGAGATAATGCTACAAGAGAGCTGCACTGATGAGTCAGGCAGCCTGGTGGTGTATGCAACCATGGATGTTGATGGCATCCAGTTGGCAATGAGCGGAGAAGACCCATCCTGCATTCCCCTCCTTCCTCTAGGCTTTGTCATTGTCCCAGTGCAGCCTATCGAATCTAGTGCTGCCACTGCAGCTGATCATGGAACCTCATCACCAGATCAGAATCAGGAAAACCGCATCATGAACTCGGGTTGTTTGCTGACTGTGGGGTTCCAAGTTCTTGCCAGCACAAGCCCATCTGCGAAACTCAACCTCGCCAGTGTCACCGCGATGAACAACCATCTCTGCAACTCGGTGCAGCAGATCATTTCCGCCCTCGGTAGCAGCAACATTTGCACCACCGTTACTACTGATAATGTCGGTGTTGGCGTTACTTCTGGCGGATCTGACCATCCCACTACCCCGCAGTAA
- the LOC137711397 gene encoding homeobox-leucine zipper protein ROC3-like isoform X2, which yields MYGHCQVMSSMAMGGGNVVSPEILFSSPIQNPNFNFMPTHHQLPFQPFSSILSPPKEENGVLKMMKGKEDQMMESGSGSEQIEEKSGNEQEADNQLQPPKKKRYHRHTAHQIQEMENMFKECPHPDDKQRMKLSQELGLKPRQVKFWFQNRRTQMKAQQDRSDNAMLRAENENLKNENYRLQAALSNIMCPNCKGPAMIADIGLDEQHLRLENARLREELERVFCLNSQYTSGQQIQTMAPGAPLMPAFNLDLDMNIYPRHFQEYPMTSSAEMIPMPLLPPHVPSHYPASAGSWGGVLSDDEKSLAVELAVSSVTELIKMCRAGEPLWSRNNENGKEVLNVEEHARIFPQWPLNLKQQPSDQCRTEATRDSVVVIMNSINLVDAFLDANKWMELFPSIVSRAKTVQVISADPSGQANGSLQLMYAELQVVSPLVPTRETHFLRYCQQNEEEGSWAIVDFPIDSFHDNLQSSFPRYKRWPSGCLIQDMPNGYSRVTWIEHAEIEEKPVHQIFSHYVYSGMAFGAQRWLAVLQRQCERVASLMARNISDLGVIPSPEARKNMMNLAQRMIRTFCVSMSTSNGQSWTAISDSPDDTVRITTRKVTEPGQPIGVILTAVSTTWLPYSHHRVFELLRDERRRAQLDVLTNGNSLHEVAHIANGSHPGNCISLLRINVSSNSSQNIEIMLQESCTDESGSLVVYATMDVDGIQLAMSGEDPSCIPLLPLGFVIVPVQPIESSAATAADHGTSSPDQNQENRIMNSGCLLTVGFQVLASTSPSAKLNLASVTAMNNHLCNSVQQIISALGSSNICTTVTTDNVGVGVTSGGSDHPTTPQ from the exons ATGTATGGGCACTGCCAAGTAATGTCAAGCATGGCCATGGGAGGTGGCAACGTGGTCAGCCCGGAAATCCTCTTCTCGTCGCCGATCCAGAACCCTAACTTCAACTTCATGCCTACCCATCATCAGCTGCCTTTCCAGCCTTTCTCTTCCATCCTCAGTCCTCCT AAGGAAGAAAATGGGGTTCTAAAGATGATGAAAGGAAAGGAAGATCAGATGATGGAAAGCGGGTCCGGGAGCGAGCAAATTGAAGAGAAATCTGGCAACGAACAAGAAGCCGACAACCAACTGCAACCTCCCAAGAAGAAACGCTACCATCGCCACACTGCTCATCAGATCCAAGAAATGGAAAA TATGTTTAAGGAGTGTCCGCACCCAGACGACAAGCAGAGGATGAAACTGAGTCAAGAACTGGGGCTGAAGCCGCGTCAGGTCAAGTTCTGGTTCCAAAACCGGCGAACCCAGATGAAG GCACAACAAGATCGGTCTGATAATGCCATGCTTAGGGCCGAAAATGAGAACCTAAAGAATGAGAATTACCGGCTACAAGCAGCGCTGAGCAATATTATGTGCCCCAATTGTAAAGGTCCTGCTATGATTGCGGACATTGGCTTAGATGAACAACATCTTCGCCTTGAGAATGCTCGACTTAGAGAAGAG TTGGAACGAGTTTTCTGCCTGAATTCTCAATACACTAGTGGGCAGCAAATCCAAACAATGGCACCTGGAGCTCCACTAATGCCGGCGTTCAActtggatttggatatgaatATCTATCCAAGGCATTTCCAAGAGTACCCGATGACGTCTTCCGCGGAAATGATTCCCATGCCTCTGTTGCCACCACATGTACCTTCTCACTACCCTGCTTCTGCTGGGAGTTGGGGTGGTGTCTTATCAGATGACGAAAAATCACTTGCAGTAGAGCTTGCGGTATCCTCAGTTACTGAGCTTATTAAGATGTGCCGGGCTGGTGAGCCTCTTTGGAGCCGGAACAATGAGAACGGGAAGGAAGTGTTAAATGTTGAAGAACATGCCCGCATATTCCCGCAATGGCCTTTGAACCTCAAGCAGCAGCCAAGTGATCAGTGCAGGACGGAAGCTACTCGCGATAGTGTTGTGGTTATCATGAATAGCATTAATCTTGTAGATGCCTTCCTTGATGCT AATAAGTGGATGGAATTATTTCCTTCTATAGTTTCAAGAGCTAAAACTGTTCAAGTTATTTCAGCAGATCCTTCAGGTCAAGCAAACGGTTCCCTTCAGCTG ATGTATGCGGAATTGCAAGTTGTTTCTCCTCTGGTGCCAACCCGAGAAACTCATTTTCTACGTTATTGTCAACAAAATGAAGAGGAAGGAAGCTGGGCAATTGTTGATTTTCCCATAGATAGCTTCCATGACAACCTTCAATCATCTTTTCCCAGGTACAAGAGATGGCCATCTGGTTGTCTTATCCAAGATATGCCCAACGGATACTCAAGG GTTACATGGATAGAACATGCAGAGATAGAGGAGAAGCCTGTACACCAAATATTCAGTCACTATGTCTACAGTGGGATGGCATTTGGGGCGCAACGATGGCTTGCGGTCTTACAAAGGCAATGCGAAAGGGTTGCAAGTCTCATGGCCAGAAATATATCAGACCTCGGAG TGATACCTTCACCCGAAGCACGCAAGAACATGATGAACTTGGCTCAGAGAATGATAAGAACATTTTGTGTAAGCATGAGCACCTCCAATGGGCAGTCGTGGACGGCTATATCTGATTCCCCAGATGACACTGTTAGAATAACCACAAGGAAAGTCACAGAACCTGGTCAACCCATTGGGGTCATTCTCACTGCTGTTTCCACCACTTGGCTCCCTTATTCGCACCACCGTGTCTTTGAACTCTTACGGGATGAACGCCGCAGAGCTCAG CTCGATGTTCTTACCAATGGGAATTCCCTACATGAAGTGGCTCACATTGCCAATGGCTCTCATCCTGGAAACTGCATTTCTCTTCTTCGTATAAAT GTATCGAGCAACTCATCGCAGAACATAGAGATAATGCTACAAGAGAGCTGCACTGATGAGTCAGGCAGCCTGGTGGTGTATGCAACCATGGATGTTGATGGCATCCAGTTGGCAATGAGCGGAGAAGACCCATCCTGCATTCCCCTCCTTCCTCTAGGCTTTGTCATTGTCCCAGTGCAGCCTATCGAATCTAGTGCTGCCACTGCAGCTGATCATGGAACCTCATCACCAGATCAGAATCAGGAAAACCGCATCATGAACTCGGGTTGTTTGCTGACTGTGGGGTTCCAAGTTCTTGCCAGCACAAGCCCATCTGCGAAACTCAACCTCGCCAGTGTCACCGCGATGAACAACCATCTCTGCAACTCGGTGCAGCAGATCATTTCCGCCCTCGGTAGCAGCAACATTTGCACCACCGTTACTACTGATAATGTCGGTGTTGGCGTTACTTCTGGCGGATCTGACCATCCCACTACCCCGCAGTAA